One Rissa tridactyla isolate bRisTri1 chromosome 4, bRisTri1.patW.cur.20221130, whole genome shotgun sequence DNA window includes the following coding sequences:
- the PATL1 gene encoding protein PAT1 homolog 1 isoform X1, protein MFRYQSLEDCPLDEDEDAFQALGEEDEDIDQFNDDTFGAGAVDDDWQEAHERLAELEDKPVASREQDGPGGEEADLLGESEDTLAERLTRLVIDSELEDPAIMQAVQTRVPAQQPGGLNSSIWDSSAVLRRIRGPLLTQEMPSVSVLDYALPQRPPQAREEERDPSERALPRRSSSPVIGSPPVRAVPIGTPPKQAAVPNFNQQILCPKPVHIRATMQQRYPAPYGERMSPNQLCNVPNSSLLGHPFPHSVSPVLTHLQRAQLLGGAQAGRMSPSQFARVSGLVGSPLPSVNPKLLQGRVGQMMSPASGFRAFFGAPPAPPPSQPQHPPGPGSHLQSLRPQPQMFRPDTTHLHPQHRRLLHQRQQQNRNQHRSLNGSVGDRGGHRSSHQEQIRKDPYANLMLQREKDWVSKIQMMQLQSTDPYLDDYYYQNYFQKLEKLSAAEEVQGDGPKKERTKLITPQVAKLEHTYKPVQFEGSLGKLTVSSVNNPRKMIDAVVTSRSEDDETKEKQVRDKRRQTLVTIEKTYSLLLDVEDYERRYLLSLEGERPALMDERKQKICDMYDNLRGKAPGQERPSDDHFMQIMCIRKGKRLVARILPFLSPEQAADVLMATARNLPFLIKKDAQDEVLPCLLRPFSHVLYHLPLGTVTSLVQQLTNLPQSATAPAPTNLHLTAVLQNKFGLSLLYLVLSRGEELQSSDANTELMQDNQWTELMLMATRELLRIPQAALAKPVSTPSNLISLFSRYVDQQKLNLLETKLHLVHGIR, encoded by the exons atgttcCGGTACCAG TCCCTGGAGGACTGCCCGCTGGATGAGGATGAAGACGCTTTCCAGGCCCTgggggaggaagatgaagatATCGACCAGTTCAACGATGACACGTTTGGAGCTGGGGCTGTCG ACGACGACTGGCAGGAGGCACACGAGCGGTTGGCGGAGCTGGAGGACAAGCCGGTGGCAAGCAGGGAGCAGGATGGGCCCGGCGGCGAGGAGGCGGATCTGCTGGGCGAATCCGAGGATACGTTGGCGGAGCGGCTGACCAGGCTGGTCATCGACAGCGAGTTGGAGGACCCCGCCATCATGCAAGCTGTGCAAACCAGGGTCCCCGCGCAG CAGCCTGGAGGGCTGAATTCCAGCATCTGGGACAGCTCGGCCGTCCTGCGGCGCATCCGGGGGCCGCTTCTCACTCAG GAGATGCCGTCGGTGTCCGTGCTGGACTATGCTCTGCCTCAGAGACCCCCGCAGGCTCGAGAGGAAGAGCGGGACCCCTCCGAGCGGGCGCTGCCCCGGCGTTCATCCTCCCCTGTCATCGGGAGTCCCCCTGTCCGGGCTGTCCCCATCGGCACCCCTCCCAAGCAGGCTGCTGTGCCCAACTTCAACCAGCAG ATCCTATGTCCGAAGCCTGTCCACATCCGAGCTACCATGCAGCAGCGCTACCCCGCTCCCTACGGCGAGAGGATGTCCCCCAACCAGCTCTGCAACGTACCG AACTCCTCCCTCCTGGGCCACCCATTCCCCCACAGCGTCTCTCCCGTCCTCACCCACTTGCAGAGAGCGCAGCTGCTCGGAGGAGCTCAG GCCGGCCGAATGTCCCCCAGCCAGTTTGCCCGGGTCTCTGGCTTGGTTGGGAGCCCCCTCCCCTCCGTCAATCCCAAGCTGCTCCAGGGCAGAGTCGGGCAGATGATGTCTCCGGCCAGCGGGTTTCGTGCCTTCTTTGGGGCTCCCCCCGCTCCACCTCCCTCTCAGCCGCAGCACCCGCCGGGCCCTGGGTCCCACCTGCAGAGCCTGAG gccgCAGCCCCAGATGTTCCGACCGGACACGACCCACCTGCACCCCCAGCATCGCCGGCTCCTGCACCAGCGACAGCAGCAGAACCGAAA CCAGCACCGGAGCCTCAACGGCTCGGTGGGGGACCGAGGGGGCCACCGGAGCAGCCACCAGGAGCAGATACGCAAAGACCCCTACGCTAACCTCATGCTGCAGCGGGAGAAGGACTGGGTGTCCAAAATCCAGATGATGCAGCTGCAGAGCACTGATCCCTACCTGGATGACTATTACTACCAG AATTACTTCCAGAAGCTGGAGAAGTTGTCAGCAGCGGAGGAAGTCCAAGGTGATGGTCCCAAGAAGGAACGCACTAAACTCATCACACCTCAGGTGGCTAAGCTGGAGCACACCTACAAGCCAG TGCAGTTTGAGGGCTCGCTTGGGAAACTCACTGTCTCCAGCGTGAACAACCCCCGGAAGATGATCGACGCGGTGGTGACCTCCCGCAGTGAGGATGAT GAGACGAAGGAGAAGCAGGTTCGAGACAAGAGGCGCCAGACCCTTGTCACGATCGAGAAG ACGTACAGCCTCCTCCTAGATGTGGAGGACTATGAGAGACGCTACCTCCTGAGCCTGGAAGGCGAGCGGCCGGCCCTGATGGATGAGAGGAAGCAGAAGATCTGTGACATGTATGACAATCTGAGGGGGAAGGCGCCCGGGCAGGAGAG GCCGAGCGACGACCACTTCATGCAGATCATGTGCATCCGGAAAGGGAAGCGCCTCGTGGCCCGGATCCTCCCCTTCTTGTCACCTGAGCAAGCGGCCGATGTACTCATGGCGACGGCCAGGAACCTGCCCTTCCTCATCAAGAAGGATGCTCAGGATGAG GTGCTGCCCTGCCTGTTGAGGCCCTTCTCGCACGTTCTCTACCACCTTCCCTTGGGGACGGTCACCAGCCTTGTGCAGCAGTTAACGAACCTACCTCAGAGCGCCACCGCGCCAGCGCCCACCAACCTCCACCTCACTGCTGTGCTCCAAAACAAG TTCGGCCTGTCCCTGTTGTACTTGGTCTTGAGCCGCGGGGAGGAATTGCAGAGCTCGGACGCGAACACGGAGCTAATGCAGGACAACCAGTG GACGGAGCTGATGCTCATGGCGACCCGGGAGCTCCTGCGGATCCCTCAGGCGGCCTTGGCCAAGCCGGTGTCCACCCCCTCCAACCTGATCTCCCTCTTCTCTCGCTACGTCGACCAGCAGAAGCTGAACCTGCTGGAGACAAAATTGCA CTTAGTGCACGGGATCCGGTAG
- the PATL1 gene encoding protein PAT1 homolog 1 isoform X3, with protein sequence MFRYQSLEDCPLDEDEDAFQALGEEDEDIDQFNDDTFGAGAVDDDWQEAHERLAELEDKPVASREQDGPGGEEADLLGESEDTLAERLTRLVIDSELEDPAIMQAVQTRVPAQQPGGLNSSIWDSSAVLRRIRGPLLTQEMPSVSVLDYALPQRPPQAREEERDPSERALPRRSSSPVIGSPPVRAVPIGTPPKQAAVPNFNQQILCPKPVHIRATMQQRYPAPYGERMSPNQLCNNSSLLGHPFPHSVSPVLTHLQRAQLLGGAQAGRMSPSQFARVSGLVGSPLPSVNPKLLQGRVGQMMSPASGFRAFFGAPPAPPPSQPQHPPGPGSHLQSLRPQPQMFRPDTTHLHPQHRRLLHQRQQQNRNQHRSLNGSVGDRGGHRSSHQEQIRKDPYANLMLQREKDWVSKIQMMQLQSTDPYLDDYYYQNYFQKLEKLSAAEEVQGDGPKKERTKLITPQVAKLEHTYKPVQFEGSLGKLTVSSVNNPRKMIDAVVTSRSEDDETKEKQVRDKRRQTLVTIEKTYSLLLDVEDYERRYLLSLEGERPALMDERKQKICDMYDNLRGKAPGQERPSDDHFMQIMCIRKGKRLVARILPFLSPEQAADVLMATARNLPFLIKKDAQDEVLPCLLRPFSHVLYHLPLGTVTSLVQQLTNLPQSATAPAPTNLHLTAVLQNKFGLSLLYLVLSRGEELQSSDANTELMQDNQWTELMLMATRELLRIPQAALAKPVSTPSNLISLFSRYVDQQKLNLLETKLHLVHGIR encoded by the exons atgttcCGGTACCAG TCCCTGGAGGACTGCCCGCTGGATGAGGATGAAGACGCTTTCCAGGCCCTgggggaggaagatgaagatATCGACCAGTTCAACGATGACACGTTTGGAGCTGGGGCTGTCG ACGACGACTGGCAGGAGGCACACGAGCGGTTGGCGGAGCTGGAGGACAAGCCGGTGGCAAGCAGGGAGCAGGATGGGCCCGGCGGCGAGGAGGCGGATCTGCTGGGCGAATCCGAGGATACGTTGGCGGAGCGGCTGACCAGGCTGGTCATCGACAGCGAGTTGGAGGACCCCGCCATCATGCAAGCTGTGCAAACCAGGGTCCCCGCGCAG CAGCCTGGAGGGCTGAATTCCAGCATCTGGGACAGCTCGGCCGTCCTGCGGCGCATCCGGGGGCCGCTTCTCACTCAG GAGATGCCGTCGGTGTCCGTGCTGGACTATGCTCTGCCTCAGAGACCCCCGCAGGCTCGAGAGGAAGAGCGGGACCCCTCCGAGCGGGCGCTGCCCCGGCGTTCATCCTCCCCTGTCATCGGGAGTCCCCCTGTCCGGGCTGTCCCCATCGGCACCCCTCCCAAGCAGGCTGCTGTGCCCAACTTCAACCAGCAG ATCCTATGTCCGAAGCCTGTCCACATCCGAGCTACCATGCAGCAGCGCTACCCCGCTCCCTACGGCGAGAGGATGTCCCCCAACCAGCTCTGCAAC AACTCCTCCCTCCTGGGCCACCCATTCCCCCACAGCGTCTCTCCCGTCCTCACCCACTTGCAGAGAGCGCAGCTGCTCGGAGGAGCTCAG GCCGGCCGAATGTCCCCCAGCCAGTTTGCCCGGGTCTCTGGCTTGGTTGGGAGCCCCCTCCCCTCCGTCAATCCCAAGCTGCTCCAGGGCAGAGTCGGGCAGATGATGTCTCCGGCCAGCGGGTTTCGTGCCTTCTTTGGGGCTCCCCCCGCTCCACCTCCCTCTCAGCCGCAGCACCCGCCGGGCCCTGGGTCCCACCTGCAGAGCCTGAG gccgCAGCCCCAGATGTTCCGACCGGACACGACCCACCTGCACCCCCAGCATCGCCGGCTCCTGCACCAGCGACAGCAGCAGAACCGAAA CCAGCACCGGAGCCTCAACGGCTCGGTGGGGGACCGAGGGGGCCACCGGAGCAGCCACCAGGAGCAGATACGCAAAGACCCCTACGCTAACCTCATGCTGCAGCGGGAGAAGGACTGGGTGTCCAAAATCCAGATGATGCAGCTGCAGAGCACTGATCCCTACCTGGATGACTATTACTACCAG AATTACTTCCAGAAGCTGGAGAAGTTGTCAGCAGCGGAGGAAGTCCAAGGTGATGGTCCCAAGAAGGAACGCACTAAACTCATCACACCTCAGGTGGCTAAGCTGGAGCACACCTACAAGCCAG TGCAGTTTGAGGGCTCGCTTGGGAAACTCACTGTCTCCAGCGTGAACAACCCCCGGAAGATGATCGACGCGGTGGTGACCTCCCGCAGTGAGGATGAT GAGACGAAGGAGAAGCAGGTTCGAGACAAGAGGCGCCAGACCCTTGTCACGATCGAGAAG ACGTACAGCCTCCTCCTAGATGTGGAGGACTATGAGAGACGCTACCTCCTGAGCCTGGAAGGCGAGCGGCCGGCCCTGATGGATGAGAGGAAGCAGAAGATCTGTGACATGTATGACAATCTGAGGGGGAAGGCGCCCGGGCAGGAGAG GCCGAGCGACGACCACTTCATGCAGATCATGTGCATCCGGAAAGGGAAGCGCCTCGTGGCCCGGATCCTCCCCTTCTTGTCACCTGAGCAAGCGGCCGATGTACTCATGGCGACGGCCAGGAACCTGCCCTTCCTCATCAAGAAGGATGCTCAGGATGAG GTGCTGCCCTGCCTGTTGAGGCCCTTCTCGCACGTTCTCTACCACCTTCCCTTGGGGACGGTCACCAGCCTTGTGCAGCAGTTAACGAACCTACCTCAGAGCGCCACCGCGCCAGCGCCCACCAACCTCCACCTCACTGCTGTGCTCCAAAACAAG TTCGGCCTGTCCCTGTTGTACTTGGTCTTGAGCCGCGGGGAGGAATTGCAGAGCTCGGACGCGAACACGGAGCTAATGCAGGACAACCAGTG GACGGAGCTGATGCTCATGGCGACCCGGGAGCTCCTGCGGATCCCTCAGGCGGCCTTGGCCAAGCCGGTGTCCACCCCCTCCAACCTGATCTCCCTCTTCTCTCGCTACGTCGACCAGCAGAAGCTGAACCTGCTGGAGACAAAATTGCA CTTAGTGCACGGGATCCGGTAG
- the PATL1 gene encoding protein PAT1 homolog 1 isoform X2: MFRYQSLEDCPLDEDEDAFQALGEEDEDIDQFNDDTFGAGAVDDDWQEAHERLAELEDKPVASREQDGPGGEEADLLGESEDTLAERLTRLVIDSELEDPAIMQAVQTRVPAQPGGLNSSIWDSSAVLRRIRGPLLTQEMPSVSVLDYALPQRPPQAREEERDPSERALPRRSSSPVIGSPPVRAVPIGTPPKQAAVPNFNQQILCPKPVHIRATMQQRYPAPYGERMSPNQLCNVPNSSLLGHPFPHSVSPVLTHLQRAQLLGGAQAGRMSPSQFARVSGLVGSPLPSVNPKLLQGRVGQMMSPASGFRAFFGAPPAPPPSQPQHPPGPGSHLQSLRPQPQMFRPDTTHLHPQHRRLLHQRQQQNRNQHRSLNGSVGDRGGHRSSHQEQIRKDPYANLMLQREKDWVSKIQMMQLQSTDPYLDDYYYQNYFQKLEKLSAAEEVQGDGPKKERTKLITPQVAKLEHTYKPVQFEGSLGKLTVSSVNNPRKMIDAVVTSRSEDDETKEKQVRDKRRQTLVTIEKTYSLLLDVEDYERRYLLSLEGERPALMDERKQKICDMYDNLRGKAPGQERPSDDHFMQIMCIRKGKRLVARILPFLSPEQAADVLMATARNLPFLIKKDAQDEVLPCLLRPFSHVLYHLPLGTVTSLVQQLTNLPQSATAPAPTNLHLTAVLQNKFGLSLLYLVLSRGEELQSSDANTELMQDNQWTELMLMATRELLRIPQAALAKPVSTPSNLISLFSRYVDQQKLNLLETKLHLVHGIR; the protein is encoded by the exons atgttcCGGTACCAG TCCCTGGAGGACTGCCCGCTGGATGAGGATGAAGACGCTTTCCAGGCCCTgggggaggaagatgaagatATCGACCAGTTCAACGATGACACGTTTGGAGCTGGGGCTGTCG ACGACGACTGGCAGGAGGCACACGAGCGGTTGGCGGAGCTGGAGGACAAGCCGGTGGCAAGCAGGGAGCAGGATGGGCCCGGCGGCGAGGAGGCGGATCTGCTGGGCGAATCCGAGGATACGTTGGCGGAGCGGCTGACCAGGCTGGTCATCGACAGCGAGTTGGAGGACCCCGCCATCATGCAAGCTGTGCAAACCAGGGTCCCCGCGCAG CCTGGAGGGCTGAATTCCAGCATCTGGGACAGCTCGGCCGTCCTGCGGCGCATCCGGGGGCCGCTTCTCACTCAG GAGATGCCGTCGGTGTCCGTGCTGGACTATGCTCTGCCTCAGAGACCCCCGCAGGCTCGAGAGGAAGAGCGGGACCCCTCCGAGCGGGCGCTGCCCCGGCGTTCATCCTCCCCTGTCATCGGGAGTCCCCCTGTCCGGGCTGTCCCCATCGGCACCCCTCCCAAGCAGGCTGCTGTGCCCAACTTCAACCAGCAG ATCCTATGTCCGAAGCCTGTCCACATCCGAGCTACCATGCAGCAGCGCTACCCCGCTCCCTACGGCGAGAGGATGTCCCCCAACCAGCTCTGCAACGTACCG AACTCCTCCCTCCTGGGCCACCCATTCCCCCACAGCGTCTCTCCCGTCCTCACCCACTTGCAGAGAGCGCAGCTGCTCGGAGGAGCTCAG GCCGGCCGAATGTCCCCCAGCCAGTTTGCCCGGGTCTCTGGCTTGGTTGGGAGCCCCCTCCCCTCCGTCAATCCCAAGCTGCTCCAGGGCAGAGTCGGGCAGATGATGTCTCCGGCCAGCGGGTTTCGTGCCTTCTTTGGGGCTCCCCCCGCTCCACCTCCCTCTCAGCCGCAGCACCCGCCGGGCCCTGGGTCCCACCTGCAGAGCCTGAG gccgCAGCCCCAGATGTTCCGACCGGACACGACCCACCTGCACCCCCAGCATCGCCGGCTCCTGCACCAGCGACAGCAGCAGAACCGAAA CCAGCACCGGAGCCTCAACGGCTCGGTGGGGGACCGAGGGGGCCACCGGAGCAGCCACCAGGAGCAGATACGCAAAGACCCCTACGCTAACCTCATGCTGCAGCGGGAGAAGGACTGGGTGTCCAAAATCCAGATGATGCAGCTGCAGAGCACTGATCCCTACCTGGATGACTATTACTACCAG AATTACTTCCAGAAGCTGGAGAAGTTGTCAGCAGCGGAGGAAGTCCAAGGTGATGGTCCCAAGAAGGAACGCACTAAACTCATCACACCTCAGGTGGCTAAGCTGGAGCACACCTACAAGCCAG TGCAGTTTGAGGGCTCGCTTGGGAAACTCACTGTCTCCAGCGTGAACAACCCCCGGAAGATGATCGACGCGGTGGTGACCTCCCGCAGTGAGGATGAT GAGACGAAGGAGAAGCAGGTTCGAGACAAGAGGCGCCAGACCCTTGTCACGATCGAGAAG ACGTACAGCCTCCTCCTAGATGTGGAGGACTATGAGAGACGCTACCTCCTGAGCCTGGAAGGCGAGCGGCCGGCCCTGATGGATGAGAGGAAGCAGAAGATCTGTGACATGTATGACAATCTGAGGGGGAAGGCGCCCGGGCAGGAGAG GCCGAGCGACGACCACTTCATGCAGATCATGTGCATCCGGAAAGGGAAGCGCCTCGTGGCCCGGATCCTCCCCTTCTTGTCACCTGAGCAAGCGGCCGATGTACTCATGGCGACGGCCAGGAACCTGCCCTTCCTCATCAAGAAGGATGCTCAGGATGAG GTGCTGCCCTGCCTGTTGAGGCCCTTCTCGCACGTTCTCTACCACCTTCCCTTGGGGACGGTCACCAGCCTTGTGCAGCAGTTAACGAACCTACCTCAGAGCGCCACCGCGCCAGCGCCCACCAACCTCCACCTCACTGCTGTGCTCCAAAACAAG TTCGGCCTGTCCCTGTTGTACTTGGTCTTGAGCCGCGGGGAGGAATTGCAGAGCTCGGACGCGAACACGGAGCTAATGCAGGACAACCAGTG GACGGAGCTGATGCTCATGGCGACCCGGGAGCTCCTGCGGATCCCTCAGGCGGCCTTGGCCAAGCCGGTGTCCACCCCCTCCAACCTGATCTCCCTCTTCTCTCGCTACGTCGACCAGCAGAAGCTGAACCTGCTGGAGACAAAATTGCA CTTAGTGCACGGGATCCGGTAG